From one Gemmatimonadota bacterium genomic stretch:
- a CDS encoding ribose-phosphate diphosphokinase: MRDIVVFSGNAHRQLAEHICQYLSVSLSRSTINRFSNDCIQVQLNANCREADVFLIQPLVPPVQDHLMELLQMLDAARGASAARTTAVIPYYSYARSDKKDAPRISIAGRLVADLIDTAGANRVLTMTLHAPQVHGFFRIPVDHLNALHVLARYFRGKDLTDTVVVSPDLGGAKEATHFARLLKLPVAAGIKRRISDEKVVIDSIVGDVEGKKVIVLDEEIATGGTLVELIDRLRERGVNHITVSCTHGLFTGQALPRLSAIAEVKELVTTDTVPLSSQSQCPPNLTTLSVAPLLGEAIRRIHHGESVSSLFTAPDWIVDTG; this comes from the coding sequence ATGCGCGATATTGTGGTCTTTAGCGGGAACGCACATCGTCAATTGGCAGAGCATATCTGCCAGTATCTAAGCGTGTCCCTCAGCCGCAGCACGATCAACCGCTTCAGCAACGATTGCATTCAGGTGCAGTTGAACGCAAATTGTCGGGAGGCTGATGTCTTCCTGATTCAGCCTCTTGTACCACCTGTTCAGGACCATCTCATGGAACTCCTGCAGATGCTGGACGCGGCGCGCGGGGCATCGGCTGCCCGTACGACGGCCGTTATTCCATACTACAGTTACGCACGGTCAGATAAAAAGGATGCGCCTCGCATTTCTATTGCAGGGAGACTGGTGGCAGATTTAATTGATACGGCAGGTGCTAATCGGGTGCTTACGATGACCCTCCACGCGCCGCAAGTACATGGGTTCTTTCGCATTCCCGTCGATCATCTCAATGCCCTCCATGTGTTGGCGAGATATTTTCGGGGTAAAGACCTGACGGATACGGTCGTTGTTTCGCCCGATCTTGGAGGCGCGAAGGAGGCAACGCATTTTGCCCGCCTGCTCAAGCTGCCCGTAGCAGCCGGAATCAAACGCCGCATCAGCGATGAAAAAGTCGTGATTGATTCAATTGTCGGCGATGTAGAGGGGAAGAAGGTGATTGTTCTGGACGAGGAGATAGCTACGGGAGGGACACTTGTGGAGCTTATTGATCGCCTTCGGGAGCGCGGCGTTAATCACATCACGGTATCCTGCACGCATGGACTTTTTACGGGACAGGCCCTGCCGCGTTTGAGTGCAATAGCAGAGGTGAAGGAATTGGTGACGACAGATACGGTTCCGCTTTCTTCACAGAGCCAATGTCCTCCCAATCTGACCACTCTATCCGTGGCACCTCTCCTGGGTGAGGCGATCCGCAGGATACACCACGGGGAATCGGTCAGTAGTCTGTTCACGGCTCCAGATTGGATCGTGGATACGGGATAG
- a CDS encoding right-handed parallel beta-helix repeat-containing protein: MSGTLRYLTALLLLLACSDKEKPLTPDPSSDGQQEKPLLSDDKFGADINPTGNPIGGGEGYNRLVDPSEYLVTNRLELLDALEFAGTNQIVYIVDTVRIDLTGQQNIAIRGGVTLASGRGKPGSQGALLYSKQLETIPLFIATGPNIRITGLRFRGPDTLRRTEQMRQLHAEGRYYSIPNSRAIQTEYPNLEVDNCELWGWSHGAIFLRAGSTDNHIHHNYFHHNQRYGLGYGVVLDQSNALIEANLFDWCRHHIAGTGRPGTSYEARYNLILENANSHSFDMHGGQDRGDDTHIAGDLMLIHHNTFRATGVPAVVIRGIPQESAEIYNNWFLHTFPADAIKQNNATGNMRHYTNQYTPNRVLKD; the protein is encoded by the coding sequence ATGTCAGGAACGCTTCGATATCTCACCGCACTGCTCCTTCTGCTCGCCTGTTCTGACAAAGAAAAGCCACTCACCCCCGATCCTTCCTCAGATGGTCAGCAGGAAAAACCCCTGCTTTCAGATGACAAATTCGGTGCCGATATCAACCCCACCGGCAATCCCATCGGCGGTGGCGAGGGTTATAACCGCCTGGTTGACCCATCCGAATACCTGGTCACAAACCGCCTGGAACTGCTCGACGCTCTCGAGTTCGCCGGTACCAACCAGATAGTCTATATAGTAGATACCGTCAGAATCGACCTGACCGGACAACAAAACATCGCCATACGCGGGGGCGTCACACTCGCCAGCGGTCGGGGCAAACCCGGCTCCCAGGGTGCCCTGCTCTACTCCAAACAACTCGAAACCATACCCCTCTTTATCGCCACCGGTCCCAACATCCGCATCACCGGCCTTCGCTTCCGGGGACCGGACACCCTCAGACGCACCGAGCAAATGAGACAACTCCATGCCGAAGGGCGCTACTACAGCATCCCAAACTCCCGCGCCATCCAGACCGAATATCCCAACCTCGAAGTCGATAACTGCGAACTCTGGGGCTGGAGTCACGGCGCGATCTTCCTGCGGGCTGGCTCGACGGACAACCACATCCATCACAACTACTTTCACCACAACCAGCGCTACGGCCTTGGCTACGGCGTGGTGCTGGATCAGTCCAACGCCCTTATCGAGGCCAATTTGTTCGACTGGTGTCGCCACCACATTGCAGGCACCGGAAGACCCGGCACCAGCTATGAAGCCCGTTACAACCTGATTCTGGAAAACGCCAACAGCCACAGCTTTGACATGCACGGCGGCCAGGATCGCGGTGACGATACGCACATCGCCGGCGATCTTATGTTAATCCACCACAACACCTTTCGCGCCACTGGTGTACCCGCCGTAGTCATTCGCGGTATTCCCCAGGAAAGTGCTGAAATCTACAACAACTGGTTTCTCCATACCTTCCCCGCTGACGCCATCAAACAAAACAACGCCACGGGAAACATGCGTCACTACACAAACCAGTACACACCCAACCGCGTCCTGAAAGACTGA
- the queC gene encoding 7-cyano-7-deazaguanine synthase QueC, giving the protein MKKKAVVLLSGGLDSTTTLAIATNRGYACYAITFCYGQRHETEFEYAKKIAAHFGVRDHVIANIDSRAFGGSALTDDIDVPKNRDESEMSDGIPVTYVPARNTIFLSYALAMAESLDIRDIFIGVNAIDYSGYPDCRPEYIAAFQNMANIATKAGVEGDTFTIHTPLIDLTKVEIIKRGLELGVDYAMTCTCYDPDIEGRACGQCDACLLRLQGFAQNGMKDPVAYR; this is encoded by the coding sequence ATGAAAAAGAAAGCGGTTGTCTTGCTCAGTGGTGGTTTGGATTCTACTACAACTTTGGCTATTGCCACAAATCGGGGTTATGCCTGTTACGCGATCACTTTTTGTTACGGGCAACGGCACGAAACCGAGTTCGAGTATGCAAAAAAAATTGCCGCTCATTTTGGTGTACGGGATCACGTTATTGCCAATATTGATTCGCGTGCTTTTGGTGGTTCGGCATTAACCGACGATATCGATGTACCCAAGAATCGAGACGAGAGCGAAATGTCCGACGGTATTCCGGTCACTTATGTCCCCGCTCGCAATACGATTTTTCTTTCTTACGCGCTTGCAATGGCCGAATCTCTCGATATTCGCGATATTTTTATCGGCGTCAATGCCATAGATTACAGCGGTTATCCCGATTGCCGCCCCGAATATATTGCCGCCTTTCAAAATATGGCGAATATCGCCACCAAAGCCGGTGTTGAAGGAGATACGTTCACCATTCACACGCCGCTTATTGATCTGACCAAGGTCGAGATTATCAAACGGGGATTAGAACTCGGTGTTGATTACGCTATGACCTGTACCTGTTACGATCCCGATATAGAAGGCCGCGCATGCGGGCAGTGCGACGCCTGCCTGTTGCGCTTGCAGGGGTTTGCACAGAATGGTATGAAAGATCCGGTGGCCTATCGGTAA